The genomic region GCATTTGGAGGGGTGCGACATCTCGCTATGCCACTGTAATTGGGTTCACTTTCCAGCATCTGCCTTCCACAGAATTGAAGTCTGGCATTTAACGCCAGGCACAAATGCATTTTTGGCTTTGGAACAAAGATTCCAGTGTTAGTGTTTAACGTTTCCTTGCAGTGAGATCAGAGTTCCTGACACCTTGGACACTCAAACGAGGAACACCCAGAATATGGAACTGAGAGACCATGTATGGAAAGAGAttgttatatatgtttttaatagCCTTTGCGTAAAGAATAGTCTCGGGACACTGAGCATTTGTTGCTATGTGCAGAAGAGTCCAAAAACTTGATGCTATAGgagctgggagatctccaagatcAGAAGTAGGGGAAATTCTAAGTAATCTGTAACAAATCTGAAAGCAGACCAGCAAAATATATTGAATAGTGGATATAAAGGAAATCAGATATTTTAGGTTGTCTCTCCGCAGTCTGTGACATTCCAGGGGTTTAGTGCCTCTGATgcaaagctgatgggaattgtagtccacgaacatctggagagccgcgggttgcagactcctgttctaggGCAATGTGGAATGCTTTGAAATCTCAGTTAAATTATAGGATATTGGCAATATTAGGAGAAAGATGCTGGGGATCCCAAGAAAGCAAGAACTGAAAAAGTAAAAAGGAGGGTTTGCTTCTACTTTTTGGCCCCAGCATGAAGCCTCTCCATTATCACTGAGACCTTCCTGTTAACCTGCCAAGCGCAAGGAAACACTTGTTATTTCTGGTCTGCTATTTCATCAGTCAAGACCTCATGATTCCTGGCCCCAAAGAGACCAATAGGCAAGCATTTATACGGGAGGGGTGGTGGAAAAGAGAGAAGCTGCTTAAACTTGGTTTCCCAGAATCCCTGAGGTTGCATTCTAGCCTCCATCTTGTCTGCCGGAACTTGCTGACACCAGAGGGGTTGAGGGGCTCCTGTTATCAATTTGGGTCACTTTCCCTGCCAGTTTCTGGAGACTCAGgattgctgctgcttttcttaaTGCAAAACATGTAACCTTTTCAGAGCTCCTATCCAAATGAGTGCAGCGGTTTTCTTTTTGTAGGGCAAGAAGACAGAAGAGTTCTACTCTGTGGTGACTACAGACTAGAGGAATTCTCTAGTGAGTTTCCACTTAACCGTAGTACCTGCTCGGTCAGCCAGGGGGCCCTTTCCCATTGCCAGCTAAAAGCCTCTCTCCTTTCTTATGTCCCAGCAGGTGCAGCAGGTCCAGGTGTTTGCAGACGTGCAGTGTACAGTCAACCTGGTGGGGGGAGACCCTTATCTGAACCAGCCAGGCCCCGTGGGCTCACAGAAGAGCTCGGCGGGCTCCCAGACCCCACAAGCCCAGCAGAAAAGCCTCCTTCAGCAGCTACTGACTGAATAACCCGCTTTTCAAAGGAATGTGAAATttaaataatgagacatacagagatatataaatatatatatatattatatatttttctgaGATTTTTGATATCTCAAAGCGCAGCCATTCTTCAGCTCTTGTAGTGTtcggagcaaaaaaaaaacatttttttctctcccctttctttctttctttctttttttcttccttttctttttttgggtaAGTGTTGGATATCAGCGAAGTGACAAGACGGAACTGTTGAGCCAAAATGATAGATGATCCTTATTTTTGTAATCGGGGGCTGGCTTCTTATCCCAGAGGGCGGTAACTTGTGCTAGGGGGTTACAAGCGTGAGGGAAggcattgggggtgggtggggaggaaccAAGTTCTCAGTTTCAGCTGGATCTGTCACTGATTTGTGTCTTCAATGAAGCAGGAATTGGATGAATAATGGCACTTGTCTCTTCTCTGAGAAGGaatgtttttagctgttctttaaaaaaaaagtacaccCTCCCCCGCtgcaccccctcacccccccaaatATGTTTGTGCAATCAGCTTTTTCTAGCAATTGTGAGTATgttggttttaaagaaaaataataataacagagtaTTTTGACCCACCATTTTTTCCATGTTTTATGCTGGTATATAGAATGCCTCCTTAGTGAGAAAGAGGCCCTCTGTATATATGACAACTGGGTGGGAGggaacatacaaaaaaaattaatataataatttttgaaaagaaaaacaaagtacCGTTTGGGGGATAATTGCAATATTTTTAAAGGGGGACAGGAAGAGGTGGTTGTGGGAGCAATCCCTCACGGGGTACTGCTGTGATTATCCCATTCATTGCCATGAGATCTGTGCGCGGGGGGGGATCTGCCCtgaagtgacacacacacacccccccacacacacagacctcGTCAAAATGAAGAGGCGGCTGCTCAGCAGACACCTGTGGCTAGTTGCACCCTCTGTCAGATATTGTagataaacatttttttctgattaaaATTAAGCAGTCAGTTCTctctgctttgattgtgtttaaCAGCTAAGGGTAGCTTGaaactatttaaaataatattgattATGATGATTATAATAAAAAGGTGATTCTCTGTGAATGGGAGACAAGCTTATTCTTTGCCCCCTTAAACCTTTCATTGTAAATAGCTCAAAACCTCTTGTATAaatctgtttctttctctttttagttGAGGATTGCTCTTACAATAGCATTGCTTTTGGAGGGGGGgtatttctttcctcttcctctttctgaaATTTTGTTGATGTGTGAAAACAAACTGTGTAGCTTTTGTTAATTGAATTTGCaagagtttaaaaaacaaagagaCAAAGTTGGTGGCTACCGTTGCATTATTACTTGGAAAGGACGAACAGGGGTTTTTCACTGACTGGTGGAGGAGCATCTTCGCAGGGTGGGGACCAAGAAATAAGAGAGAGCTAatgctggatggcccaggccagccaagtctaggagctaagcaggatcagccctaggTAGTACCTGAATGAGGGCAGTGGCCCTCTGGAAACCCTCAGtcgcactttccaccacccaatGCTGTCAATAGTGAGTGATTGCCACTAAGGCAGGATTACCAAGAGGAAGTTCAAGAGATATATAAATGCTGTCAATAGTGAGTGATTGCCACTAAGGCAGGATTACCAAGAGGAAGTTCAagagatatataaatatatatagagCAAAGATCTGAAACCTGAACCACCATACTTGAGTTTTCTCACATAGGTCTTTGAATGTTATTAAAGCCCAAGACACACAGAAGGAGGAGGGTGtgagtaatgtattgtcgaaggctttcacggccagattcaactggttgctgtgggttttccaggctgtgtggctgtggtctggtggatcttgttcctaacgtttcgtctgcacctgtggctggtatcttcagaggtgtatcacagagggaagtctgtgtgtgaaagtccctctgtgatccacctctgaagatgccagccaccggaaaacccaccacaaccaagggTGTGAGTCTTTGCTAGAATCTGGACCAAGCAGCAGGCACATCCCCGCGCCCTAATTCTGCCCTGATTACAAAATATGGGTAAGTCCTACAGAAACCAAGTTTCCCTTTCAAAACTATCCAGAATCAGCACTGACATGAGCTACCTGATGGAAACTAAAACTTCATTGTACTAGTAGAAATGGTAAAACACCCATTCAGAAAAACACTGACTACCTGGGACAGGGACACTTGGTTTCAACGACAGCTCCTAGACAACCCCAGTAAGAAGCAACGTTTGACATCTCTGAGCACGATGTCCGGTTCAAGATAACAGGCACCCAAGCCTTCACCACATAAATATCAGAAAGGAGAAAGCATAGCACAATTGTTTGGTCTCAAACTTTACTATTGCCAGCCTCTCACTAGCTGTCTGGCAGCCCCCAAACAGCCTCCATTTCTGCTTTGTCAGGAATAACACAACAGCCATCAAAACTTATGCAAAACAACTGCCATGTGAACTACAAATAGCCAGAGTAAAACCCCTGATTCTGTTTCTGCACCCTTAGGTGCTGCAGCATGGGGCCAATGTTATGACCATATGCAGCCAGGTGACATGCGAATGCCGTACCTTCACAATGAATCTTCCCGCCCATTTTGGCAGGACACAGATTGTCTTCCTTTAAGATCATGCAGGAAAGAACAGTCAACTGTCTTTTGAGGGTTTAGATACAAGGTTTCGTACTTCAGTACTGCCTGATTTATTGGAtactttcctccccccttcctggCACCCAGTTAGTCAGGTGACAAGAAGCTTCTGCAGGGTTGTTAACTGGGAGCAAATAAATGAAGAAAGCAAAAATCTGAAGGCCTCTTCAAAGGCTGTTCTTGGctaccgctcagagccctttgggagtgagcagtttatgaaataataataataataattaataataataataatacattacaacttcctaggcctctgggtgaggctcgaattgtaatgaaggccaacaaccagctaaagatctggcagctgtgaaatctacaatcatcatcatcatcatcatccatgaAACATCTTGTTTTCCGTCTTGTCCATCAGCACTGCCTCAGTTTCTCCTTCCCATGGAAAGTTCTGCTTAATGCCCTTTCTCGACCTAGCCCCTAAAGCGATTCTGCAAAATTTAGGATTGAATTTTGACACCTGATCACATGTGACTAGAACTGCTTAATTAAAAAGCTGTATGTCCAAATACCAGTTATAGGGCGGATGTGATGTAACAGCGGATGGCTTTTGTCTTCATATCTGGCTTTTAGGTCTTTTGAGATAGTCACTGCTAGAATGCTGGACCTGCCTTTGGTCACATTCAGCTGAACTATTCATTTAGCCGTTAACTTTTCTAAACATGTGGCAAAAAATGACCTTTGCCCCAACTCAAGAATCAGGACCAGCAGTCAAGCTTTATTCTCACTACCCATAAAGTACCAGTAAAAAAATTCAGAAGGCTACAGCCATTCCTTTGAGCTTGATAGCACCATCTCTGTACCAGTCCCATTCTTCCAATAAAACTGTGCCATCTGCAGTGTAAAATACATACTGAGCTTGTTGGGAAGCCCATAAGGGCTTGTCATGGCATCTGTTCTCTGGCTCCATCCAGCTTTGCTCCTCTCCAAAGCGCCTGCATACTCATCTCTCTCTCCAGCCACAAtatattttcttcccttccttttcctttgtctaaCCCATCCATCTACTTTCCTTGCCCTCCCCACGACAGCCCCCTAAAGTCATCATTCTTCCCTGTCCTCTCTTTGCTCCTcctattgggctagtcacagttctctcagaactctctcagccccacccacctcacaaggtgtctgctctggggagaggaagggaaaggagcttgtaagccacctcgagtctccttacaggagagagaggtggggtataaatccagccgccgccaccgcctcctcctcctccatcatatTTAAGGTTTCAAATTATTGTGAAGATCTCAACTCCCCGATTGCAGAAAACATTACCTTTGCCCTGGGTATCATCCCAATCCAGTTTTTTTTATATGAATGAGAGGTCACCCATTGCTATGGGATGGATGACAGTGCTTACTTAAGCAGTTACCACAAGCAGAGTTTCTTTGGTGTTACACACATAAATGgcaatgaaaagccaacaaaacTGACCTCTCTAGCACATCTCATTTGGCAACACAACTTTTCTTGTATTGTTGTATGGCTGGAAtctctaggatgttgtgggttttctgggttgtatggccgtgttccagtagtattttctcttgcaggcgaaaagtcaggagaaaatgctacagaaacatggccatacaacctggaaaacccacaacatcctacaaCTCTTCTTAACACTGTCTGTCAGATTTTAACCAAACCCCAAACAGGAATATTACATACAAAGGATTCTGCCTCTAGGGGGTTGTTTGTGAACCCATGAAAGCCTAAGCTATACACCAAATGCAGATAAATACATCTTTAATCCCCTCTACAGCCACACTTTGGTTGACAGCATAGAGTTGCCATCAACATGAAGGGATATCATGCTTCTCCAGCCCGGTTTTATGCCTTCCAGTGATGCTGCTACACAGTAGAGTCCCAGAGAAAAGCTGTCTTTCCTAGTCTAACCTGTACATAAGCAGAGAAAAGGACGCTCATTTCAGCAGTTTGAACTTCTTCACATGACGATGCACTTCTTCCTTAGGGTAGGGTCGGAGAGCAATGCAGGTGGGAATGTCTTCGGGCTGCTCTGTCCACACTTTATGATCAATGCTGTTTTGCTGCAGGGCCTCTGCTAATGCAGTCAAAGCACTTTCATCTGGTGcctgggaagcaggaggaggaaaagaatcaGTAGCACTCCAAGCAAACAACTGGGAGCAAGCTTGAACAGTGATGGTTTTCATGAGATCCCAGCAAAATGGTGTGGAGAGCAGACGGCTTCCACTTACGTCAGCCAGAACACACATACCTTATCTAAGATTTTCTCAAACCACACTGTCAGAACTGGCCTAAATCTATGGAGTAGGTTCATCCCAGCCCTGTGGGAGACATCATGGCTGTAAGATTCCAACCTGCAGGTGCGGCCTGGACTTCTTGAATTATAATGGCTCTCCAGACAATAGActggttcccctgaagaaaatggccaccttgCAGAATAAattctggcattatatcctgtttGGGTCCCTCCTGTCCCCAAACATGCCTTCCCCAGGATTTACCCCCCAAAccccaggaaattcccaacccaaAACTAGCAATCCTATGTAGCCGAGCCGTTGTGGGGATCCTGTGACTCTCAGCTGCCTTGGGGTAACACAGGCAGAAATCCTAGGCCAGGGAAGGAAGCATGATAAATTTGCTTAGCAACAAGGGGAAAGTCAGCCCCCTTTTTGTTAGACTGGCATAAAAAAGGTTTCTGGCATGACAAGAAGGATAGcgtgggggtggagagaaaagAACCATTTCCCCATATATTAAGTTTGACTTTCCCTTGGGTATGATAACAGAGGTTATGTGGACCATCACCAGTACTGGGCTTTGTACATGTGGCTCAGGGTATGTCTATATTTATAGTTGTGAATATGCGAGTTCAAAATTTGCATTGCTCATTCTCCATAAATGTACAAAGGAGCCCATACTTTGTATGCAAAAGCTTAAAGTTTGATCCACAATGAAATGTTCTGAGCCCTTGGAGTGCCACTCTAAGTCTGGGATATAGAAAACAGGGTTAAAGTATCCACTATCCTGATGTCACAGACAATGGCGCTAGGAGTTCCCTGCAGCGGAGGGTCACCTTTTGCATGCTAAAGGTCCCATGTTTAACCTCCAGTTCAAAAGGATCTGAAGAGGTAGGAGTGTCAGTCAGGGGAGGAGGTACAgactgggccagctgtggccagGGCAAGCACAGCAGACAACAGGCGGAACATTTGACAATGGCCAAAATTCCATTGAGAATATGCTTGGTATGGATTCTGGCTCCAGTAGCTCATGTTTAAAGGGACTGGAAAGAGCCAGGAAAGATAGGAGGCAGGCAGGGCTACTGCCAATCACAGGAGGGCGAGGAGCCCTGGCAGAATGAAAAGCGAAAAGAGCCGTCCTCGTTCTACATAGTATGAAGCGTGAACATACACATTCTGCATATGTGAATGAACATACACATGATCCTCTGAACATACACATGATCCTCTGAACATacacatgatcctctgaagatgccagccacagatgcaggcgaaacgtcaggagagaatgctgctagaacacggccatacagcccggaaaccacacagcacccatacacATTCTGTTTTGTAACATTCACATATCACAAAATGAAGCATCCTGTGACTCCTAAAGGCTAACAAACTATAATCCAGGATAAGCTGCCGTGAGTGAGGGCTTATTTCACCAGGCAGATGAAAAGTCCATCCATTTGACAAATGCACTGATACTGGAAATCGCGCATGCAGAGTTCTTATACAGCGAGGAAGATGAACCTGTTCAGTCCCAGAGGCTACTTCTGAACCCTTCCAGGGAAAATATGtgctaaatcataggtgtcaaactcgcggccctccagatggtatggactacagttcccatcatcccctgccagcatcatgctagcggggtgatgggagctgtagtccaaaacatctggagagccggcccgcgagtttgacacctgtgcgctaaATGATCCCTCCACCCTAACAGGCGAAAGGccattccttccctcctctccccgccCAGCAGGAGCCACTCCCCTTCGCCGCAAACTCCACCCACAGCGTTCTAAGATGGCTTCGGCCGCGTCTCTGTGCTCTGCCCGGTCTCACCTCCAGCACGACGGTCCTCATGTTGCCTCCCTGGGCCAAGTAGGTGCCAGTGTCAGGGTGGTCGAAGTACGAATAGGTCGCTGCCAGAGCGGCGTGACAGGCCTGAGCTACCAGGGCGCCCAACGGCCACGAGTGCGGCTCGCCGCGGAGGTCCCCCCTCAGCACCACGTACTGCACCAGCGCGCGCGCCGCCATCCTGCCGTACGGCAAACACGGGGCATTCTGGGAAACTGCGTGCTGCCACTCCTTCCCGAGAAGCGGCGTCCCGGTGACAGGGCAATGGCGTCTTACCGTACTGAGGAGGTAAAGCAGTGAGGGCAGCCATCTTGCTGTACGGAAGGACAAATGAAAAAATAATTACGCGAAGCGCCGTTTCTGTCCATAAAATAATCCTCTTCCCGCCCCCGTTGATTCCTCCAAAAGCATTAAAAGGCGTTGTTGGGGAGCGCATGGAGTGTCGAGAAAAGGCGGGCCTTATGTGGGCAGTTACTGATGACGCTTTTAGGAGAGCGGCGGGAGTTTTGAGCGCGAGCGGAGGGGCATCTTGGCCGTTTCGACTTCCCGCAGTTCTTCGGAGTCTTCACAGCAGGACCTCgccttgatttatttattgtttattttgtgTAAATCTCGCTTTCCTTCCTGGTCGGAACCCAAGGCGGCTCATCACATTGTTCTCCACTTTGTCCTTActgcaacaaccttgtgaggtgggtcagAGTGACAGACTGTGACGGGTACAAGGTGAGTCCTGGATCCTAAGCCAGGCCAGGCAGCTGAATATAAGCAGGAGCTGCTTGAAAAGAGGCTGCAGAGCCCAGAGGAGCTGCTTGACTGCCAGTCCCAGGCAGGCTGTGCAGTGGCCAATTTCAAGTCCCTGAAAGTCTAGGTGTACTTTACCTTGTAAAATAGGTCTGTGCTGTAGCTATTTTGTAGCATGGGGACAACGCTGAGAAACAGTGAGTTGTCAAAGTCTAACAACTCAGTTAACGGCAGAGACGTCTTAATTAATTGTTTTCCTTACTcatacatttccagcatttcctgTAGTCAACTGCACAATAGAATAAATGAATGCAAATCAGATGTTAAAGTCTGGCACATTCAGAGAACAGAGGAGTATTTTAACTTCCCATGTTttgcagcaataataataaaagaccaGTAAAAATTTTCAAGCCCTGGATAGACCAGGCTTgactaatcttgtcagatctcagaagcttagcagggttaaccctgcaagtatttgaatgggagacctccaagatcTGCCCACCTACGCCCTCCCCAGCCCGCCGCCACCAAAACCAGTGGCCACTTTTCCACTGCAGAGAGCAGGGATAGGAAGTGAGTAGAGCACAGCCTCTTGTTAAAGAGCTGTAAAACAAATGGGGACAgttttttcatttattaaaatgtattttgatttatttattttgatctaCAGTTCTCTGGAAACTGCCCCAGCTTTTCCTGCCCtggctgcttttccttttaaatattaGACATTATTGTTGCTGATTGTTCACAAAGGGATAAGGGAATGTTCTACTTGTCTGCTCATACTCGATATAGCCattgagaagacaaaagtcactgaaAAGACAatatgccaggaaaagttgaaggcagcaggacaggaaaagaagagtttggatttatatcccccctctctctcctgcaaggaaactcaaatgagcttacaatctcctttcccttcctccctcccaacaaGCACTGGCAAAGGATGGGAGCTGGGGCCATGACCCAGCTATGAGGAGCGCCAAGGGAAACTTCAGCTTGTTGTGaagacatctcccccccccccccatgggtatATTGAAAAGCAGATGCTGCCCTTGGCCAGTTCATGTCCATCCTGCTACTATTTCAAACTCAGCTCCTTTGAGGGGGGGCTCAATTTCAATGCttggcctgggtgccattttctgtagatacgcctctggttatTTGTCAGTTATTTACACTATTTGGATTCACAAGAGGTTGCCAATTCATCAACAAGTGAAAGTGGTCTACTGTTTTAACTGGATATTGTTTTCATTGGTATTTTGTAATATAATGTCACATACCTCGTCCTGGGCCTTCTGTGAGTGTGATAAGTGTCATCAAGCTGCTTCTGTCTCATGGCGACccaatgaattaatgtcctccaaaacatctcattgttaacagccttgttctggtcttgcaaactgaggctttCTGACTTTTCTGTAATTACTCCACATAGCCCCACACTTCTACTGCTTGTGTTTTGGAGTATAATTTTCTCTGACCACTGAATGTGACATTTGCCTCAGATAAACTGACCTGTAAAAACTTGTAAAATGGCAATACATTTTTAGTCTTCACAGCACAAAAACACTTATGGGAATAAGAGACTGGATTCTTAAGCATTCCCTTTTCTCAGTTTATCATTCTTCAGGAACCCAAGGGCAAGCTGCAGTTCTGGATCTTGAACCAGCTAAGGAGATCTTGTGGTTTCTGCTTTCTAAAGATCTGGAAGTGAACAATGGGAGAATCTGCAACTTCCTTGAGGGATGGTAAGTCAGAAATCAGGTGACATTCCATTTCATGTAGGAGCTATGTTACTTCTAGGTTTAATGACATCTTCCTGGAAAGGGGGAATTGGGAGCTATGAGCACCTGAGCTAATAAATGAGCAACTGACCTTATGCGTTGTGCAATACACTTAACTGAGGAACAGTGATAACTTTCATTAATAAAAATAACCTGGTGTAAACAATTGGTTGCTCATTTCTGTTCCTTATTTTTTTAcccatttttctggctgaaaatagCCGAAAGCTGCTAGCTGTTAAGATCGAACCATCCTACAACAAGTAGTCTTCCTAAAACTGGTGGTTACAAAGaattccattgatttcaaaaCACAGTTGGGTATATTTATGAACAGGATCTTGTGCTTCAGCTGTGGCACATCAGGATCTGAAAGAATCCATAGGctctttctccttctttgaaCATCTTTGTTTTCTGCTTCAGAGGTTGCTGCCACTAAAGATGGTATGGGTGGGACCATCTTCCAGGCCAGAATAATCCAGAAAGcaatttttgcagctgcattaacttgcttctccagcagtaatgTTAGGTCCAGTATAACTCCTAGGCTCTTAACTGCATCAGGAATGCTCAGTGAAGGTGGAAAACACAATATCCTTCAAGATCTCTGTCTTCAAACCAGCTTTACTTTGTCTTGCTAGGATTCCGTTTCAATGTATTTATCCATTTATCCACCGCAGTCAGGCTGTGGCTCAAGACCTGTTCCACATCACCAAGAAATTTGGATAAGGAAATACAGAGCTAGGAATGATTTGTTCTGAGGGATTTACATAGAGTTTGGATAGCACAGGGGATTAATGAAATAATCTGGATCATCAGTTGCGTGTAGGATCCTGCCATGGAGCACAAAATGCGTTTTTTACATCACGCTGGAGAGATAGATCACTTGTACTCTCTGCTCCCCTTCTCTGTCCCCAACTTTTCTCCATAGGTATTTTATCCCATCTGGAAAACCTGGAGGCTTCTAGCCACCAACTAGCACTGAAGCAAAGAggaggggagcagcagcaggaaaaggtgACCAGGCTGAAAGCAAGGATCCGGGAGCTGAGACACAAGAGAGACGAACTTAGGGCGAAAATAGCCATGAGTCGCTCTGGGGTAAGTGCAAAGTGTACATTATTGCCGCCTGAGCTCAGGGCACTCATCCTATTTTAAGCATCACACATCAGGAATAACATAGTAGGGAGAGGGTCAAGAAGATTGTGTGCACAGGTGCAAACTagacacaatttttttaatttgacaTGGCTCTGGAAGTAAAGAACCTGGTTGAATATAAGAAGCTGTATGTAACTAGTGATTTATAGCTTGGCACCTCTGCTTTATTGGTCTGCTGCAGTTGGGTAGGGGTTTTCTCCACTGCACAGCTACAGTTCCTCAATTATGTAGGTGTTCCTTCCTGCCTGTATATCAggaactgtttatttatttggtttatttacAGCTGACCTATCTTGCTGAAAGTAAAGGTGGGTTCCAGAATTAAAGCAATGTACTTATATAGCACAAGTCACGCAATGGACAGTGCTGTactacagaatttttaaaaaaaatactgggaatGATTTGCTGCTCAAGGCAAAGTGTACTTTGAAACTGCATAATAAGTGAAATTGCAAAGGAGGATGGTGCGGTAAAAAGCAGAATAACGGCCAGAACAATCGTTGCAATAGTTCTGTCCATTATGAAGGTGCCATCCTGGACTCTTCATTCTGCCCAAACGTTTAGTACTTAAGTCTGTCTTAAAGGAAATCTAGACCATCAAAGCCTACAG from Sphaerodactylus townsendi isolate TG3544 linkage group LG01, MPM_Stown_v2.3, whole genome shotgun sequence harbors:
- the PTRHD1 gene encoding putative peptidyl-tRNA hydrolase PTRHD1, translating into MAARALVQYVVLRGDLRGEPHSWPLGALVAQACHAALAATYSYFDHPDTGTYLAQGGNMRTVVLEAPDESALTALAEALQQNSIDHKVWTEQPEDIPTCIALRPYPKEEVHRHVKKFKLLK